In Juglans regia cultivar Chandler chromosome 13, Walnut 2.0, whole genome shotgun sequence, the following proteins share a genomic window:
- the LOC108988344 gene encoding ribosomal L1 domain-containing protein 1-like has translation MAVTSPNPPLPTPSRVSSTTIHTAVAALLKWRNSKSGTQKPQLLQQDEFVYLILTLKKIPSQSRTNPHKIPLPHAIQSPHLSQELCLIIDDRPHSNLTKASAKSKIDSDQVPVSKVLKLSKLKSDYRPFEAKRKLCDSYDMFFADKRVVPLLPGLLGKHFYKKKKIPVPVDLKHKNWKEQIEKACSSALLFLRTGTCSVVKVARLSMEKDEIVENVVAAIQGIAEIVPRKWGGVRSLHLKLLDSLALPVYQVVPDVRLRIEGLKEEEGKGEEAAKDKSKKGERVGKKRGRIHEVKYMDRNVGEVIHEDEVGSDEIVGGEVGDGENGEMDIGESGNKKRKKGDKTEVGVSGESKHLKKLAKLKNKVILTETRDELLAAKGKKEGGIKKGNVGLSVEDGGSGGKKEKSGKMKLRSGEMKVKARKSRKAAG, from the coding sequence ATGGCCGTTACCAGTCCAAACCCTCCTCTTCCTACACCCTCTAGGGTCAGCTCCACCACCATCCACACGGCTGTCGCCGCACTCCTGAAATGGAGAAACTCCAAGTCGGGGACCCAGAAACCCCAACTTTTACAGCAAGACGAATTCGTCTACCTCATACTCACCCTCAAGAAAATACCCTCCCAATCTCGCACTAACCCCCATAAGATCCCACTCCCACACGCCATACAATCCCCCCACCTCTCCCAAGAGCTCTGTCTCATCATCGACGATCGACCCCACTCCAATCTCACCAAAGCCTCCGCCAAATCAAAGATTGATTCCGACCAAGTACCTGTCTCCAAAGTCCTCAAGTTGTCCAAGCTGAAATCGGACTATCGCCCATTTGAGGCCAAGAGGAAATTGTGCGATTCGTATGACATGTTCTTTGCGGACAAGAGGGTTGTGCCCCTCTTGCCGGGGTTGTTGGGGAAGCACTtttataagaagaagaagattccGGTGCCCGTGGACTTGAAGCACAAGAATTGGAAGGAGCAAATTGAGAAGGCGTGCTCTTCGGCCTTGTTATTCTTGAGAACGGGGACTTGTAGTGTCGTGAAGGTGGCGAGGTTGAGTATGGAGAAGGACGAGATTGTGGAGAATGTGGTGGCTGCGATTCAGGGAATTGCGGAGATTGTGCCACGGAAGTGGGGCGGTGTGAGGTCGTTGCATTTGAAGCTGCTGGACTCATTGGCTTTACCGGTTTATCAGGTGGTGCCAGATGTGAGGTTGAGGATTGAGGGATTGAAAGAGGAGGAGGGAAAGGGTGAAGAGGCTGCCAAAGATAAGAGTAAGAAAGGCGAGCGCGTGGGGAAGAAGAGGGGGAGGATTCATGAAGTAAAGTATATGGACAGGAATGTAGGTGAGGTGATTCATGAAGATGAAGTGGGGAGTGATGAGATTGTGGGTGGAGAAGTTGGTGATGGTGAGAATGGTGAAATGGATATTGGTGAATCGGGgaataagaagagaaaaaagggtGATAAGACTGAAGTGGGGGTTTCTGGTGAGTCGAAACACTTGAAGAAGCTGGCTAAGCTGAAGAACAAAGTTATTCTAACAGAGACAAGAGATGAGTTGTTGGCTGCGAAGGGGAAGAAGGAAGGTGGTATAAAGAAAGGGAATGTTGGTTTGTCTGTTGAAGATGGGGGGTCTGGTGGAAAGAAGGAGAAGAGTGGGAAGATGAAGTTGAGGAGTGGAGAAATGAAGGTGAAGGCTAGGAAAAGCAGGAAAGCAGCCGGGTAA
- the LOC108988342 gene encoding 4-coumarate--CoA ligase 2-like → MVSVVSSSSIEPQTQDFSPKISHSQNHEASETDRVFRSKLPDIPISNHLPLHTYCFEHLSEFSDRPCLIVGSTGKSFTFAETHLISQKVAAGLFNLGIRKGDAIMILLQNCAEFVFSFIGASMLGAVTTTANPFYTSAEVFKQFRASRAKLIISQSQYVDKLREPGEDYPKLGEDFTVITVDDPPEKCLHISVLSEANESEIPTVSIDPEDPVALPFSSGTTGLPKGVVLTHKSLITSVAQQVDGENPNLYLKPEDVVLCVLPLFHIYSLNSVLLCSLRVGAAVLLMQKFEIGSLLELIQRHRISVVAVVPPLVLALAKNPIVDKFDLSSIRVVLSGAAPLGKELEEALQSRIPQAIFGQGYGMTEAGPVLSMCLGFAKQPFPTKSGSCGTVVRNAELKVIDPETGSSFGFNQPGEICIRGSQIMKGYLNDPEATASTIDDEGWLHTGDIGYVDDDYEIFIVDRVKELIKFKGFQVPPAELEALLVSHPSIADAAVVPQKKDVAGEVPVAFVVRSNGFELTEEAVKEFVAKEVVFYKRLHKVYFVHAIPKSPSGKILRKDLRAKLATSSPLP, encoded by the exons ATGGTTTCTGTTGTTTCTTCTAGTTCCATTGAACCGCAGACCCAAGATTTCTCTCCTAAAATATCCCACTCCCAAAACCATGAAGCTTCTGAAACTGATCGTGTGTTCAGATCGAAGTTACCTGACATCCCCATCTCCAACCACCTCCCTCTCCATACCTACTGCTTCGAGCACCTCTCTGAGTTCTCTGATAGACCTTGTTTGATCGTCGGTTCCACCGGGAAATCCTTTACTTTTGCTGAAACCCACCTCATATCGCAGAAGGTTGCAGCTGGGTTATTTAATCTTGGCATCAGGAAAGGAGATGCCATCATGATTCTTCTCCAAAACTGCGCGGAGTTCGTCTTCTCCTTCATCGGCGCTTCTATGCTCGGAGCAGTTACCACCACTGCTAACCCGTTCTACACTTCGGCCGAGGTTTTCAAGCAATTCAGGGCGTCCAGAGCTAAACTGATCATTTCCCAGTCTCAGTACGTGGACAAGCTTCGGGAACCCGGTGAGGACTACCCGAAACTCGGGGAAGATTTTACAGTGATCACGGTGGATGATCCGCCGGAGAAGTGTTTGCACATCTCGGTTCTCTCCGAGGCCAACGAGAGCGAAATTCCAACAGTTTCAATCGACCCGGAAGACCCGGTGGCGCTACCATTCTCCTCGGGGACAACTGGACTTCCCAAAGGAGTAGTTCTCACCCATAAGAGCTTGATAACAAGCGTAGCTCAGCAGGTCGACGGAGAGAACCCGAACCTGTACTTGAAGCCGGAAGACGTCGTGTTATGCGTGCTTCCTCTGTTCCACATATACTCATTGAACAGTGTTCTTCTCTGCTCTCTCAGAGTTGGAGCTGCGGTTTTGCTGATGCAGAAATTCGAGATAGGTTCTTTATTGGAGCTGATACAGCGGCATCGGATTTCGGTGGTGGCAGTGGTGCCGCCACTGGTGCTGGCGCTGGCAAAGAACCCTATAGTGGATAAGTTCGACCTTAGCTCCATTAGAGTGGTGTTGTCTGGGGCGGCGCCGCTGGGGAAGGAGTTGGAGGAGGCTCTCCAGAGCAGGATTCCTCAAGCCATTTTTGGCCAG GGATATGGGATGACAGAGGCAGGGCCGGTGCTATCGATGTGCCTTGGGTTCGCAAAGCAGCCATTTCCAACCAAGTCAGGCTCATGCGGCACAGTGGTTAGAAATGCAGAGCTCAAAGTCATTGACCCTGAAACTGGTTCCTCCTTTGGCTTTAATCAACCTGGCGAGATTTGCATTCGTGGATCTCAGATTATGAAGG GATATTTGAACGATCCTGAGGCCACAGCAAGCACCATAGATGATGAAGGTTGGCTCCACACAGGTGACATAGGCTACGTAGATGATGACTACGAGATTTTCATTGTTGACAGAGTGAAGGAGCTCATCAAATTCAAAGGCTTCCAG GTGCCCCCAGCTGAGCTTGAGGCCCTTCTAGTCAGCCACCCATCAATTGCGGATGCAGCTGTTGTACC GCAAAAAAAGGACGTCGCCGGGGAGGTTCCGGTTGCATTCGTGGTCCGATCAAATGGGTTTGAACTTACTGAAGAAGCAGTGAAAGAATTCGTAGCAAAAGAG GTGGTGTTTTACAAGAGACTGCACAAGGTCTACTTTGTTCATGCAATTCCAAAGTCTCCTTCTGGAAAAATTCTGAGGAAAGATCTTAGAGCCAAGTTGGCTACATCTTCTCCTCTGCCTTAA